TCGGAGGACCCCGTCACGGAGGCCACCAGACCGGTCCACCCGGCAATGATCCGGTCAAGGGACATTCCCGCCGTGCGGTGCAAATGCAGCAGCAGCCCGGCTTCAAGGAAGGCCTCCAGCTGATAGGCAGTCAGTTCGGGATCGCGGACGGCAGGAACGGCCGACAGCAGCATGGTGAGGTGCAGAAGTTCCAGTTGGCGCGTGGCATGCCGGTGGTGCGTAAAGCCGTCCACAGCAGCGGCGCGCCGGAGTTCGCCGGTAATTTCCAGAGCCCGGATCCGTGCCTGGCCGAAGGCATGCAGGCGCTCCAGCGGCTGCGCTCCCGGCCCAAGCGGAGCCGGTCCCCTCATATAGCTCTCCTGAAAGCCGCGCTGGGCGTGATCCAGGAGGGCCTGCATCAGCCCGGCCCGGCTGCCGAAGCGTCGGAAGACCGTGCCCTTGCCCACTCCGGCGCGGCGGGCCAGGTCATCCATGGTGAGAGCGTCGACGCCGGCTTCTGACACGATGGCCAAGGCGGTGCCCAGCAGCAGGCGCCGATTTCGGGCAGCGTCCAGGCGCTCCCATCCGCCGATGTCTTCTTCGCGCCCGCTGCCCTGCATGCGGGACAGTCTAACCCGCGCGGAATATAAGCGGACCACAGTCCGTTTATAGTATGAGAAGAGCAGACAGCGCCCGTTCCGGGCACGTCCCAAAGAGGAGTTCCCTTGAGCACCAAAGTACTAACCCTGGTCGGCAGCCTTCGCGCCGGCTCGGTCAACCGCCAGCTTGCCGACACCGCAGCCCTCACCGCCGGCGCCGACGTCGACATCGTGATCTTCGACGGGATTGGACAGGTCCCGTTCTACAACGAGGACATCGATGTCGAGGGATCCGTTCCCGAAGCTGCTGCCGCCCTGCGCGCCGCGGCAGCTTCCGCTGACGCCCTGCTGCTGGTCTGCCCGGAGTACAACGGCACCATGCCCGCCGTTCTGAAGAACGCCATCGACTGGCTTTCCCGCCCCTTCGGCACGAGCGCCATCTCCGGCACTCCTGCTGCCGTCATTGGCTCGGCCTTCGGCCAGTACGGCGGGGTCTGGGCGCACGACGACGCCCGCAAGGTCCTGGGCATCGCCGGCG
This genomic interval from Arthrobacter sp. zg-Y820 contains the following:
- a CDS encoding TetR/AcrR family transcriptional regulator, which gives rise to MQGSGREEDIGGWERLDAARNRRLLLGTALAIVSEAGVDALTMDDLARRAGVGKGTVFRRFGSRAGLMQALLDHAQRGFQESYMRGPAPLGPGAQPLERLHAFGQARIRALEITGELRRAAAVDGFTHHRHATRQLELLHLTMLLSAVPAVRDPELTAYQLEAFLEAGLLLHLHRTAGMSLDRIIAGWTGLVASVTGSSEG
- a CDS encoding NADPH-dependent FMN reductase produces the protein MSTKVLTLVGSLRAGSVNRQLADTAALTAGADVDIVIFDGIGQVPFYNEDIDVEGSVPEAAAALRAAAASADALLLVCPEYNGTMPAVLKNAIDWLSRPFGTSAISGTPAAVIGSAFGQYGGVWAHDDARKVLGIAGARVIDDVRLSIGGSVSRFAEIHPKDDSEIVEQLRGVVSTLAGEAEASAA